In one Sphingomonas sanguinis genomic region, the following are encoded:
- a CDS encoding cytochrome ubiquinol oxidase subunit I: MDPGIVDLSRLQFAATALYHFLFVPLTLGLSMMLVIMESVYVMTNRPEWRVTTRFWDKIFGINFVLGVATGLTMEFQFGTNWSYFSHYVGDIFGAPLAIEGLMAFFLEATFVGLMFFGWDRLSKLGHLIVTFMVALGTNLSALWILVANGWMQNPVGASFNPDTMRMEVADFGAVLFNPVAQAKFVHTVSAGYVCASVVVLGVSAFWLLKGRFLPVARRSMTVAAAFGLASSLSVVVLGDESGYALTDNQKMKLAAIEAVWHTEPGPSGLTLFGYPDTVARETRYKVEIPWLLGLIATRSLDGTVTGMSELVLKAQERIASGVIAYDAVQRLKENPTDVAQRARFEAHKRDLGYALLLKRQMADPRTATPQQIEAAAWDTVPDVGLLFWSFRIMAAIGFAMIALFATAFTLCSLRMHMDSRWFLRLAVAAIPLPWIAIELGWVVAELGRQPWAIEGVLPTFLATSSLSRGALWTTLAGFTALYGVLAVIEVRLILAAIAHGPEERNDQPAPGPIPAAIPVTA; this comes from the coding sequence ATGGACCCCGGCATCGTAGACCTGTCGCGACTGCAATTCGCGGCCACCGCCTTGTATCACTTCCTGTTCGTGCCGCTGACGCTCGGCCTGTCGATGATGCTGGTCATCATGGAGTCGGTCTATGTCATGACCAATCGCCCGGAATGGCGCGTGACGACGCGCTTCTGGGACAAGATCTTCGGCATCAACTTCGTGCTTGGCGTCGCCACTGGCCTGACCATGGAGTTCCAGTTCGGCACCAACTGGTCCTATTTCTCGCATTATGTCGGCGACATCTTCGGTGCGCCGCTGGCGATCGAGGGGCTGATGGCCTTCTTCCTGGAGGCGACGTTCGTGGGGCTGATGTTCTTCGGCTGGGATCGCCTGTCTAAGCTCGGCCATCTGATCGTCACCTTCATGGTCGCGCTGGGCACCAATTTGTCGGCGCTGTGGATCTTGGTCGCCAATGGCTGGATGCAGAATCCGGTCGGGGCGAGTTTCAATCCCGATACGATGCGCATGGAGGTCGCCGACTTCGGCGCGGTGCTGTTCAATCCCGTCGCCCAGGCCAAGTTCGTTCACACCGTCAGCGCGGGCTATGTCTGCGCCTCGGTCGTGGTGCTGGGCGTGTCCGCCTTCTGGCTGCTGAAGGGCCGCTTCCTGCCCGTTGCGCGCCGGTCGATGACGGTGGCGGCGGCGTTCGGCCTCGCCTCGTCGCTGTCGGTCGTCGTGCTGGGCGACGAGAGCGGCTATGCGCTGACCGACAACCAGAAGATGAAGCTCGCCGCGATCGAGGCGGTCTGGCACACCGAGCCCGGCCCGTCCGGCCTGACCCTGTTCGGCTATCCCGACACGGTGGCCCGCGAGACGCGGTACAAGGTCGAGATTCCCTGGCTGCTCGGCCTGATCGCGACGCGCAGCCTGGACGGCACGGTCACTGGCATGTCCGAGCTGGTGCTGAAGGCGCAGGAGCGGATCGCTTCAGGCGTGATCGCCTATGACGCGGTCCAGCGGCTGAAGGAGAACCCGACCGATGTCGCCCAGCGCGCCCGGTTCGAGGCGCACAAGCGCGACCTGGGCTATGCCCTGCTGCTCAAGCGCCAGATGGCCGATCCGCGCACCGCGACGCCGCAGCAGATCGAGGCAGCGGCCTGGGACACGGTGCCCGATGTCGGCCTGCTCTTCTGGAGCTTCCGCATCATGGCAGCGATCGGCTTTGCGATGATCGCGCTGTTCGCCACCGCCTTCACCCTGTGCTCGCTGCGGATGCACATGGATTCGCGCTGGTTCCTCCGCCTTGCTGTGGCGGCGATCCCGCTGCCCTGGATCGCGATCGAACTGGGCTGGGTGGTCGCCGAGCTGGGTCGCCAGCCCTGGGCGATTGAGGGCGTGCTGCCGACCTTCCTGGCGACCAGTTCGCTGTCGCGCGGTGCGCTGTGGACCACGCTGGCGGGCTTTACCGCGCTTTACGGCGTGCTGGCGGTGATCGAGGTCCGCCTGATCCTCGCCGCCATCGCGCACGGCCCGGAGGAGCGGAACGACCAGCCCGCGCCCGGCCCGATCCCCGCCGCCATTCCCGTCACCGCCTGA
- a CDS encoding IS3 family transposase (programmed frameshift), translating into MTSKTTNKFSPEVRARAVRMVLDHEKDHPSRWATVVSIAAKIGCAGQTLHEWVKKAEVDSGTRVGVPSDVADRMKALERENRELRQANEILRKASAYFCDGGARPPSEVMVSFIDAHREVYGVEPICRVLPIAPSTYHAHAARRIEPTRRSARARRDDALGLEVRRVFEENFRVYGVRKVWRQLRREGFDIARCTVARLMRTMGLAGVIRGKPVRTTVSDRTASCPLDRVNRQFRAPAPNMLWVSDFTYVATWAGFVYVAFVIDTYARRIVGWRASQSAHAGFVLDALEQALHDRRPLRGGGLVHHSDRGSQYVSIKYTERLTEAGIEPSVGSVGDSYDNALAETINGLYKAEVIHKRGPWRSFEAVEYATLEWVDWFNHRRLLEPIGNIPPAEAEEQFYAAANIIDMAA; encoded by the exons ATGACGAGCAAGACCACGAACAAGTTTTCGCCTGAGGTGCGCGCGCGCGCCGTGCGGATGGTGCTGGATCACGAGAAGGATCACCCGTCGCGCTGGGCAACGGTGGTGTCGATTGCAGCGAAGATTGGCTGTGCCGGCCAAACTCTGCACGAGTGGGTGAAGAAGGCCGAGGTCGATAGCGGCACGCGTGTCGGCGTGCCGAGCGATGTTGCCGACCGGATGAAGGCGTTGGAACGCGAGAACCGGGAGCTGCGCCAGGCCAACGAGATACTCAGGAAAGCGTCGGCGTATT TTTGCGATGGCGGAGCTCGACCGCCGAGCGAGGTGATGGTGTCGTTCATCGACGCGCATCGTGAGGTGTACGGGGTCGAGCCGATCTGCCGGGTTCTGCCGATCGCCCCATCCACCTACCATGCGCATGCAGCCAGAAGGATTGAGCCGACCAGGAGGTCGGCTCGGGCTCGGCGTGATGATGCGCTCGGGCTGGAGGTGCGCCGCGTGTTCGAGGAGAACTTCCGCGTCTACGGCGTGCGCAAGGTCTGGCGCCAGCTGCGGCGGGAGGGGTTCGACATCGCCCGCTGCACCGTTGCCCGCCTGATGCGGACGATGGGCTTGGCCGGCGTGATCCGCGGCAAGCCGGTGCGCACCACTGTCAGCGACAGGACGGCGTCATGCCCGCTCGACCGGGTAAACCGGCAATTCCGTGCGCCGGCGCCGAACATGCTCTGGGTGTCGGACTTCACCTACGTCGCGACCTGGGCAGGCTTTGTCTACGTCGCCTTCGTCATTGACACCTATGCCCGCCGGATCGTCGGCTGGCGCGCCAGCCAGAGCGCGCATGCCGGCTTCGTCCTTGATGCGCTTGAGCAGGCACTGCACGACCGTCGGCCACTTCGGGGTGGCGGCCTCGTCCACCACTCCGACCGCGGCAGCCAGTATGTGTCCATCAAGTACACCGAGCGCCTCACCGAAGCGGGCATCGAGCCGTCGGTCGGAAGCGTCGGAGACAGCTACGACAACGCTTTGGCCGAGACCATCAACGGCCTCTACAAGGCCGAGGTGATCCACAAGCGCGGACCCTGGCGCAGCTTCGAGGCCGTCGAATACGCCACGCTGGAATGGGTCGACTGGTTCAACCATCGCCGGCTGCTAGAACCCATCGGCAACATCCCGCCTGCCGAAGCCGAAGAGCAATTCTATGCTGCCGCCAACATCATCGATATGGCAGCGTGA
- a CDS encoding alpha/beta hydrolase family esterase: protein MVILRLLIALSLCFGAAVAHAEYRLGDVDALPERPLVYLPVAPTAEPMPLVILLHGSTGTRAEILRDSHLADTADRHGFVVVAPDGGMAATHGFVWNIPGVPTVAGTLPPKGARDDVAYLTDLADRLVATGCVDGTRIYVTGLSGGGRMSSWLGCVAPRRFAAIAPVVGLRAGRPLASDRTQADPATCRPEVPMPVLAFAGDADSTNPITGGGASYWQYAQTVALQRCEPLRVCRRPLDVSHAAISMMLAAA from the coding sequence ATGGTAATTCTTCGTCTTCTGATTGCCCTGAGCCTTTGTTTCGGTGCTGCTGTCGCTCATGCCGAGTACCGCCTTGGCGACGTTGACGCCTTACCCGAACGACCATTGGTCTACCTTCCCGTGGCGCCCACAGCCGAGCCCATGCCGCTTGTGATTCTACTGCACGGCAGCACAGGCACCAGGGCAGAGATACTGCGCGATAGCCATCTTGCTGACACGGCGGATCGGCATGGCTTTGTGGTCGTAGCGCCTGACGGCGGTATGGCAGCAACTCACGGCTTTGTCTGGAATATTCCTGGCGTCCCTACGGTGGCGGGTACCTTGCCGCCAAAGGGCGCACGCGACGATGTGGCTTATCTGACGGACCTGGCCGACCGGCTTGTCGCAACCGGCTGTGTCGACGGCACACGCATATACGTAACCGGCTTGTCAGGTGGTGGACGGATGAGTTCCTGGCTTGGCTGCGTCGCCCCTCGACGTTTCGCTGCGATTGCGCCAGTCGTCGGACTGCGCGCCGGACGCCCGCTCGCGTCCGATCGAACGCAAGCCGATCCCGCAACCTGTCGCCCAGAAGTGCCGATGCCCGTTCTAGCTTTTGCCGGCGATGCTGATTCCACAAACCCGATCACCGGGGGCGGGGCCTCCTACTGGCAATATGCCCAGACCGTGGCTCTACAACGCTGTGAACCGCTCCGGGTTTGCCGGAGGCCATTGGATGTGAGTCACGCTGCCATATCGATGATGTTGGCGGCAGCATAG
- a CDS encoding Crp/Fnr family transcriptional regulator, producing the protein MLSDLPPRCAACAARGMALCDGLGGAALAALHDIGRRRRLSAGQAFGWSGDPASHCANLVSGVLKVSRLEADGGVQIVGLLYPGDFVGMLFAERSVDTVAALSDADLCVYPRPALEALLVHHPAAGRLLLRRTMATLAEVRRWMPMLARARAEARVAALLLDMARRGEVAGDATFRLPLSRAAMAEALGLAVETVSRHMTAFQQGELIALSGLRGVRLLDPVRLAEIAG; encoded by the coding sequence ATGCTGTCTGACCTGCCGCCACGCTGCGCCGCCTGTGCCGCGCGTGGCATGGCGCTATGCGACGGACTGGGCGGCGCGGCGCTTGCCGCGCTTCACGATATCGGTCGTCGCCGCCGGTTGAGCGCCGGACAGGCATTCGGCTGGAGCGGCGATCCGGCCAGCCATTGCGCCAATCTCGTCTCCGGCGTGCTCAAGGTGTCGCGCTTGGAGGCGGATGGCGGCGTTCAGATCGTCGGGTTGCTCTATCCCGGCGATTTCGTCGGCATGCTCTTTGCCGAAAGGTCGGTCGATACGGTCGCGGCGCTGAGCGATGCCGATCTGTGCGTCTATCCGCGTCCGGCGCTGGAGGCGCTGCTGGTCCACCATCCCGCCGCCGGGCGTTTGCTGCTACGCCGGACGATGGCGACGCTGGCCGAGGTGAGACGCTGGATGCCGATGCTGGCCCGCGCGCGGGCCGAGGCGCGGGTCGCCGCATTGTTGCTCGACATGGCGCGTCGGGGCGAGGTGGCAGGGGACGCAACATTCCGTCTGCCGCTATCACGGGCTGCGATGGCGGAGGCGCTGGGCCTGGCGGTGGAGACGGTCAGCCGTCACATGACCGCGTTCCAGCAGGGCGAGTTGATCGCCCTATCCGGGCTGAGGGGCGTGCGCCTGCTCGATCCGGTCCGACTGGCCGAGATCGCGGGTTAG
- a CDS encoding OmpW/AlkL family protein — translation MRTTAVLLALASVAVAPAAWAQAGAEEAPRVGVRAGDVLIRARAILVAPNKRSGSILPAFPGETVKVDNRVMPEVDATYMATDHVGFELIASTTKHAISGVRGTTGSIGKLASTWVLPPTLTVQYHLMPTRHVRPYVGVGINYTIFWNEAASDGLQSAVGPTEVHLKDSVGWAAQAGVDMDITRRVFLNLDIKYIDIDTRARLDNAALGRQRVNVSLDPLVVGIGIGMRL, via the coding sequence ATCAGAACCACCGCCGTCCTGCTCGCGCTCGCCAGCGTGGCGGTCGCCCCAGCGGCTTGGGCGCAGGCGGGGGCGGAGGAGGCGCCACGCGTCGGGGTGCGTGCCGGAGACGTCCTGATCCGCGCCCGCGCCATCCTGGTCGCCCCGAACAAGCGTTCGGGCAGCATCCTCCCCGCCTTTCCCGGTGAGACGGTCAAGGTCGACAACCGCGTCATGCCCGAGGTCGATGCGACCTATATGGCGACGGACCATGTCGGCTTCGAACTGATCGCCTCCACCACGAAGCACGCGATCAGCGGGGTGCGGGGCACGACCGGCAGCATCGGCAAACTCGCCTCCACCTGGGTCCTGCCGCCGACGCTCACCGTCCAATATCACCTTATGCCGACGCGCCATGTCCGCCCCTATGTCGGCGTAGGGATCAACTATACGATCTTCTGGAACGAAGCGGCGTCCGATGGCCTTCAATCTGCAGTGGGTCCGACCGAGGTTCACCTGAAGGATAGCGTCGGCTGGGCGGCGCAGGCTGGCGTGGATATGGACATCACCCGCCGCGTCTTCCTGAACCTCGACATCAAGTACATCGATATCGACACCAGGGCGCGTCTCGACAATGCCGCGCTGGGCCGTCAGCGCGTGAACGTCTCGCTCGACCCGCTGGTGGTCGGCATCGGCATTGGGATGCGCTTGTGA
- the cydD gene encoding thiol reductant ABC exporter subunit CydD codes for MTTIAHAPPTPRLRNRWLKGAAGRRDGVAGLLLLDTLAAIGFAAGIAGGVTAVTGQGAVLPWAALMLGTGALRGVFATLALRRGAVRAGAVKRAQRLRAVAATLRRKPGAPIDSGLLASQAVDAVEALDGYVARFLPARWAAAIAPMLVLAATACASWVAAVILAATLLPFVAAMILAGGAAADESRRQFVALHRLSARFADRVRSLPVVLAFRAEARETEAIGTAAQELAERTMRVLRVAFLSSAALEFFAALSVALVAVYCGFALLGLLPFAAPETLTLARAFFVLALAPEFYAPMRRLAAAYHDKQAAETAADTLMPLAEPPEPVPVVPVTAPLILRDVAIHYPGSDAPAVSHLSLRIEAGETVALLGPSGSGKTSVLHLLLGLAPLSGGTVEAGAVPLTSLAGQASWAGQHPLLIAGTIRDNLTLAHPQADELVIQRAVAAAGLGPMLAARPGGLDAPLDARGSGLSGGERRRIALARALLAPAPFLLLDEPTAHLDPAAEAALIATIARAAKGRTTLIATHSPALAAIATRVVHLGHTA; via the coding sequence ATGACGACGATCGCCCATGCCCCCCCGACACCCCGGCTGCGCAACCGCTGGTTGAAGGGGGCGGCCGGGCGGCGCGACGGGGTGGCGGGCCTGTTGCTGCTCGATACGCTGGCGGCGATCGGTTTCGCGGCGGGGATCGCGGGCGGCGTGACGGCGGTGACGGGGCAGGGGGCGGTGCTTCCCTGGGCCGCGCTGATGCTCGGCACGGGGGCGTTGCGCGGGGTGTTCGCGACCCTGGCCTTGCGGCGGGGGGCGGTGAGGGCGGGGGCGGTCAAGCGCGCGCAACGGCTTCGCGCCGTGGCCGCCACGCTGCGTCGCAAGCCCGGTGCCCCGATCGATAGCGGCCTGCTCGCCAGCCAGGCCGTCGATGCGGTCGAGGCGCTGGACGGCTATGTCGCCCGCTTCCTGCCCGCGCGGTGGGCCGCCGCCATCGCGCCGATGCTGGTCCTCGCCGCGACCGCCTGTGCCAGCTGGGTGGCGGCGGTCATTCTCGCAGCCACGCTGCTGCCGTTCGTGGCCGCGATGATCCTGGCGGGCGGCGCGGCGGCGGACGAGTCGCGGCGGCAATTCGTCGCCCTGCACCGCCTGTCGGCCCGCTTCGCCGACCGGGTGCGCAGCTTGCCGGTCGTGCTGGCCTTCCGGGCCGAGGCACGCGAGACCGAGGCGATCGGCACGGCGGCGCAGGAACTGGCCGAGCGGACCATGCGCGTCCTGCGGGTGGCCTTCCTGTCCTCCGCCGCGCTGGAGTTCTTCGCGGCGCTGTCGGTCGCGCTGGTCGCGGTCTATTGCGGTTTCGCGCTGCTCGGCCTGCTGCCCTTCGCCGCGCCCGAGACGCTGACCCTCGCCCGAGCCTTTTTCGTGCTGGCGCTTGCGCCCGAATTCTACGCCCCGATGCGCCGCCTTGCCGCGGCCTATCATGACAAGCAGGCGGCGGAGACGGCCGCCGATACGCTGATGCCGCTGGCCGAACCGCCGGAGCCTGTGCCCGTGGTTCCGGTCACGGCTCCGCTGATCCTGCGCGATGTCGCCATCCATTATCCGGGCAGCGACGCCCCGGCCGTCTCGCACCTGTCGCTGCGGATCGAGGCGGGCGAGACGGTGGCGCTGCTCGGCCCCTCGGGCAGCGGCAAGACCAGCGTCCTGCATCTGCTGCTGGGCCTCGCGCCGCTATCGGGGGGAACGGTCGAGGCGGGCGCTGTCCCGCTCACCTCACTGGCGGGGCAGGCGAGTTGGGCGGGGCAGCATCCCCTGCTGATCGCGGGCACGATCCGCGACAATCTGACGCTCGCCCATCCCCAGGCGGATGAGCTGGTGATCCAGCGCGCGGTCGCGGCGGCGGGCTTGGGGCCGATGCTTGCGGCCCGGCCGGGTGGCCTCGACGCGCCGCTCGATGCGCGGGGCAGCGGACTGTCGGGCGGCGAGCGGCGGCGGATCGCGCTGGCCCGCGCGCTGCTCGCCCCCGCACCCTTCCTGCTTCTCGACGAGCCGACCGCGCATCTCGACCCCGCCGCCGAAGCCGCGCTGATCGCGACCATCGCACGCGCCGCGAAGGGACGCACGACGCTGATCGCCACCCACAGCCCCGCGCTGGCCGCCATCGCGACTCGCGTCGTTCATCTGGGACACACCGCATGA
- the tnpA gene encoding IS66-like element accessory protein TnpA, with product MTGRIEVVGRVSGRRRWSDTEKLEILAEAFRPGVRVCDVIAHREVSSSLIYTWRKQLREGKLAGAMPSLPVFAEVKVAELTPPAPQPVAGSSGLIHIELPGGVRVSVDAGVDAGALARVLSVLR from the coding sequence ATGACTGGTCGGATAGAGGTGGTCGGCCGGGTATCAGGCCGGCGTCGATGGTCGGACACGGAGAAGCTGGAGATTTTGGCCGAGGCATTCCGGCCGGGGGTTCGGGTCTGCGATGTCATCGCGCATCGCGAGGTATCGAGCAGCCTGATCTACACATGGCGCAAGCAGCTGCGCGAAGGCAAGCTGGCCGGGGCGATGCCGTCGCTGCCGGTATTTGCCGAGGTGAAGGTGGCGGAACTGACGCCGCCAGCACCGCAGCCGGTGGCAGGTTCGTCAGGGCTCATCCACATCGAGCTGCCGGGCGGCGTGCGGGTAAGCGTCGACGCAGGTGTGGATGCAGGGGCGCTGGCACGGGTGCTGTCGGTGCTGCGGTGA
- the tnpB gene encoding IS66 family insertion sequence element accessory protein TnpB (TnpB, as the term is used for proteins encoded by IS66 family insertion elements, is considered an accessory protein, since TnpC, encoded by a neighboring gene, is a DDE family transposase.) codes for MRKGFDGLAVLVQQVLVQNPHSGALFAFRGKRGHLVKLLWFDGQGLCLFSKRLDRGRFVWPVTATGTVVLTPAQLSMLLEGIDWRRPERTFTPTLVG; via the coding sequence ATGCGCAAGGGGTTCGATGGCCTGGCGGTGCTGGTGCAGCAGGTGCTGGTGCAGAACCCGCATTCGGGTGCGCTGTTCGCGTTCCGCGGCAAGCGGGGGCATCTGGTCAAGCTGCTGTGGTTCGACGGCCAGGGACTTTGCTTGTTTTCCAAGCGGCTCGACCGTGGCCGCTTCGTCTGGCCGGTGACCGCGACCGGCACGGTGGTGCTGACGCCGGCGCAATTGTCGATGCTGCTGGAGGGCATCGACTGGCGCCGCCCCGAGCGAACGTTCACGCCGACGCTGGTGGGGTGA
- a CDS encoding amino acid ABC transporter ATP-binding/permease protein, whose protein sequence is MTLHSLIAAERWRERRRLRQAGLCAALVAIASLLLLALSGWFLTAAALAGGAGIVAAQAFNYMLPSAMIRLLAIVRTGARYGERLASHSAAFGALARLRPALYRALTVAPPSVALALGRGEATARLIGDVDAVEWRFVRLSGPWGVAAALASGAALTLLGGWLAMVATLVCVGGALGLARAWADQLEQPGRAVQRAMGALREEMATIGGAAAELRCFALEDWATARIAAASDRLAEAQARQAAVAARFEALHAISVALAAASALVLSAGAGAPIAALVTLAAAMTADATVPILRAMTERGRLREAEARLETLFASAEARPAADEACDATLMIEGTRFAPGNRIALTGPSGCGKTTMVEGLLGLRPLPPGRIVIGGRDVASIAPEALRATFAWAPQDAALLAGTVRDNLRLADDRAGEDRLWQALHDAALDDVVRALPEGLGTRLGEDGARLSGGERRRLSLARAYLAEAPWLLLDEPGEGLDAAVAAQVARRLDARLKRTGQGMILVSHRPVLSALCDRQWVADAASRRSAA, encoded by the coding sequence ATGACACTCCACAGCCTGATCGCCGCCGAACGCTGGCGGGAACGCCGTCGCCTGCGACAGGCGGGGCTTTGTGCCGCGCTGGTCGCGATCGCGTCGTTGCTGCTGCTGGCCCTTTCGGGCTGGTTCCTGACCGCCGCCGCGCTGGCGGGCGGGGCGGGGATCGTCGCGGCGCAGGCGTTCAACTATATGCTGCCTTCCGCGATGATCCGGTTGCTCGCGATCGTGCGAACCGGCGCGCGCTATGGCGAGCGGCTGGCGAGCCATAGCGCAGCCTTTGGTGCGCTCGCCCGGCTGCGGCCTGCGCTCTACCGTGCGCTGACCGTCGCGCCGCCTTCGGTTGCGCTGGCGCTTGGCCGGGGCGAGGCGACCGCGCGGCTGATCGGCGATGTCGATGCGGTGGAATGGCGCTTCGTCCGTTTGTCGGGTCCATGGGGCGTCGCGGCGGCGCTGGCGTCGGGGGCGGCGCTGACGCTGCTCGGCGGATGGCTGGCCATGGTGGCGACGCTGGTCTGTGTCGGGGGAGCGCTTGGGCTGGCCCGAGCCTGGGCGGACCAGTTGGAACAGCCCGGCCGCGCGGTGCAGCGGGCGATGGGCGCGCTGCGCGAGGAGATGGCGACGATCGGCGGCGCGGCGGCGGAACTCCGCTGCTTCGCGCTGGAGGATTGGGCGACCGCCCGCATCGCGGCGGCGAGCGACCGGCTGGCCGAGGCGCAGGCCCGGCAGGCGGCGGTGGCCGCACGGTTCGAGGCGCTCCATGCGATCAGCGTCGCGCTGGCGGCGGCCTCGGCGCTGGTCCTGTCGGCGGGGGCGGGCGCCCCGATCGCGGCGTTGGTGACGCTGGCGGCGGCGATGACGGCCGATGCGACCGTGCCGATCCTGCGCGCGATGACCGAGCGTGGACGGCTGCGCGAGGCGGAGGCTCGGCTAGAAACACTGTTCGCATCAGCAGAAGCGCGTCCGGCTGCGGACGAGGCGTGCGACGCGACCCTCATGATCGAAGGCACCCGGTTCGCGCCGGGCAACCGGATCGCGCTGACGGGGCCATCGGGTTGCGGCAAGACGACGATGGTCGAGGGATTGCTGGGCCTTCGTCCGCTCCCGCCCGGCCGGATCGTGATCGGGGGCCGGGATGTGGCCTCCATCGCACCTGAAGCCCTGCGCGCGACCTTTGCCTGGGCTCCACAGGACGCGGCGCTGTTGGCGGGCACGGTTCGCGACAATCTGCGGCTGGCCGATGACCGTGCGGGCGAGGACCGGCTGTGGCAGGCGTTGCACGACGCCGCGCTCGACGACGTGGTGCGCGCCTTGCCCGAGGGGCTCGGTACCCGGCTGGGCGAGGATGGGGCGCGGCTGTCGGGCGGCGAGCGGCGGCGGCTGTCGCTGGCGCGGGCCTATCTGGCGGAAGCGCCGTGGCTGCTGCTCGACGAACCGGGCGAGGGGCTGGATGCGGCGGTGGCGGCGCAGGTCGCGCGGCGCCTGGATGCGCGGCTGAAGCGGACCGGGCAGGGGATGATCCTGGTCAGCCATCGCCCGGTGCTCTCGGCCCTGTGCGATCGCCAATGGGTGGCTGACGCGGCAAGCCGTCGATCCGCCGCCTAA
- the hemN gene encoding oxygen-independent coproporphyrinogen III oxidase — MWPHHPDLLARPVPRYTSYPTAAEFGDGVGHEDMAAALDAVDPDADVSLYVHIPYCRAICWYCGCNTGAANRTARLDAYLARLHGEIDRVATGLAGRGRIGRIAFGGGSPNAISPDAFAVLVGHLRRAFACEDAPLSLEIDPRGFAQDWASVIAETGVARVSLGVQTFDSLLQAAIGRVQPREDIIRAVSLLRGAGVGSINFDLMYGLPGQTDAALRATLEETIALAPERLAVFGYAHVPHLIPRQRRIDATSLPGAAARFAQAAAAHERLTAAGYRVVGFDHFAKPDDPLAQAAAKGTLRRNFQGFTDDPADILIGLGASAISAFPDRLLQNAKKAGEWHQAIGAGRFATARGLRRTPLDRRRGAAIAGVLCHGVADTHGLPERDAIPARLSPFERAGLIRWEGHRLRLTADARPYARSIAAAFDAWRNEDDTRFSHAV, encoded by the coding sequence ATGTGGCCCCATCATCCCGACCTGCTCGCCCGGCCCGTGCCGCGCTACACCAGCTATCCCACTGCCGCGGAGTTCGGTGACGGGGTCGGTCATGAGGACATGGCCGCCGCGCTCGATGCCGTCGATCCGGATGCGGACGTGTCGCTTTATGTGCACATCCCCTATTGCCGGGCGATCTGCTGGTATTGCGGGTGCAACACCGGCGCGGCGAACCGCACGGCGCGGCTGGATGCCTATCTGGCCCGGCTGCATGGGGAGATCGACAGGGTCGCCACCGGGCTGGCGGGGCGCGGACGGATCGGGCGGATCGCCTTTGGCGGCGGCAGTCCCAACGCCATTTCGCCGGATGCCTTTGCGGTGCTGGTCGGGCATCTGCGCAGGGCCTTTGCCTGTGAAGACGCGCCGCTATCGCTGGAGATCGATCCGCGCGGCTTCGCGCAGGACTGGGCGAGCGTCATCGCCGAGACCGGCGTCGCGCGGGTCAGCCTGGGCGTGCAGACCTTCGATTCCCTGCTCCAGGCGGCGATCGGCCGGGTTCAGCCGCGCGAGGACATCATCCGCGCCGTCTCGCTGTTGCGCGGGGCCGGGGTCGGATCGATCAACTTCGACCTGATGTACGGCCTGCCCGGACAGACCGACGCGGCGCTTCGGGCCACGCTGGAGGAAACGATCGCGCTTGCGCCCGAGCGGCTGGCGGTCTTCGGCTATGCGCATGTCCCCCATTTGATCCCGCGCCAGCGCCGGATCGACGCGACCTCGCTCCCCGGCGCTGCGGCGCGCTTCGCACAGGCCGCAGCGGCGCATGAACGATTGACGGCGGCGGGGTACCGGGTGGTCGGCTTCGATCACTTCGCCAAGCCCGACGATCCGCTGGCACAGGCGGCGGCGAAGGGCACGCTGCGCCGCAATTTCCAGGGTTTTACCGACGATCCCGCCGACATCCTGATCGGCCTGGGTGCCAGCGCGATCAGCGCGTTTCCCGACCGCCTGCTCCAGAACGCGAAGAAGGCGGGCGAATGGCACCAGGCGATCGGCGCCGGTCGGTTCGCGACCGCGCGCGGTCTCCGGCGGACGCCGCTCGACCGGCGGCGGGGTGCAGCGATTGCGGGGGTGCTGTGCCACGGGGTCGCCGATACGCACGGCCTGCCGGAGCGCGACGCCATCCCTGCCCGTCTCTCCCCTTTCGAGCGGGCCGGACTGATCCGATGGGAAGGCCATCGCCTGCGCCTGACGGCCGACGCGCGGCCTTATGCGCGCAGCATCGCCGCCGCCTTCGACGCGTGGCGCAACGAGGACGACACGCGTTTCAGTCATGCTGTCTGA